In a genomic window of Pangasianodon hypophthalmus isolate fPanHyp1 chromosome 1, fPanHyp1.pri, whole genome shotgun sequence:
- the LOC128321486 gene encoding lysophosphatidic acid receptor 4-like, translating into MPAKMGTSSSSNSTQARDWNYYNWCTDYPTAMVISSAISGICFLLGFPASLWVLHELLQRQRQRSTSDVFMLSLAVIDLTFTAHIPFSVCNFMMWHIKELEVLLDFIYGLSISGRPLFMACICWDCYVAVVYPIVYKTSKNLAVIKKAITLIMYFIIAGCGLVEGTIIWLTTTPFAAIPLIMALPVIAFCDISILRALRKPDPTGKNNIHPQKKQALHTITNSFIMTFVVYLPPAIIFSFGRLMPLAEPELFCCLNCYGLCFATAGCFIMPILYLSSMGKMDTFKNWWKK; encoded by the coding sequence ATGCCAGCAAAAATGGGcacctcatcatcatcaaacaGCACTCAGGCAAGGGACTGGAACTACTACAACTGGTGCACAGATTACCCCACTGCTATGGTAATCTCCTCAGCAATATCTGGGATCTGTTTCCTCTTGGGATTTCCAGCCAGTCTGTGGGTCCTACACGAGCTCCTCCAGAGGCAAAGACAAAGATCCACCAGTGACGTCTTCATGCTCAGTCTGGCTGTTATTGATCTGACTTTCACAGCTCATATCCCATTCTCTGTTTGTAATTTCATGATGTGGCATATTAAGGAGCTAGAAGTTCTTTTAGACTTTATCTACGGCTTAAGCATCAGTGGTAGACCTCTGTTTATGGCTTGCATTTGTTGGGACTGTTATGTCGCTGTGGTTTACCCCATAGTGTACAAAACCAGTAAGAACCTCGCTGTAATTAAGAAGGCAATCACACTAATAATGTATTTCATTATAGCAGGTTGTGGATTAGTTGAGGGCACTATAATATGGTTAACTACAACTCCTTTTGCTGCCATTCCTTTAATCATGGCACTACCAGTTATTGCTTTCTGTGATATTTCCATACTTCGAGCCTTGAGAAAACCAGATCCAACAGGAAAGAACAACATCCATCCACAGAAGAAACAAGCTCTTCACACCATCACTAACAGCTTCATCATGACATTTGTTGTCTATCTGCCACCAGCGATCATTTTCTCATTCGGAAGGCTTATGCCACTTGCAGAACCAGAACTCTTTTGTTGTTTAAACTGCTACGGATTATGTTTTGCCACTGCTGGATGTTTCATTATGCCCATTCTATATCTGAGCAGCATGGGTAAGATGGACACTTTTAAGAACTGGTGGAAGAAATGA
- the LOC128321212 gene encoding lysophosphatidic acid receptor 6-like — protein MPEEMGSANEKSSSSSSSSSSFSNSTQAIDNNWCTDYPTAMVISSAISGSCFLLGFPVSLWVLHELLQRQRQRSTSDVFMLSLAVIDLIFTAHIPFSVCNFAIWQSKELHFILQIIYSLSFNGRPLFMACTCLDCYVAVVYPIVYKTSKKLAAIKKAIAITIFFTILGCGLIMLTLKRLITASFIAISLIMVLPVIAFCDISILRALTKPDPTGKSKIHPQKKQALHTISNSFIMTFVVYLPPAIIFSFGNLMPLRDIERFCFLTTYGICFSTVGCVIMPVLYLISVGKLDTFKNWWNR, from the coding sequence ATGCCAGAAGAAATGGGCTCTGCAAAtgaaaaatcatcatcatcatcatcatcatcatcatcattttcaaaCAGCACTCAGGCGATAGACAACAACTGGTGCACAGATTACCCCACTGCTATGGTAATCTCCTCAGCAATATCTGGGAGCTGTTTCCTCTTGGGATTTCCAGTCAGTCTGTGGGTCCTACACGAGCTCCTtcagagacaaagacaaagatCCACCAGTGACGTCTTCATGCTCAGCCTGGCGGTTATCGATCTGATTTTCACAGCACATATCCCATTCAGTGTATGTAATTTCGCAATATGGCAAAGTAAGgaactacattttattttacaaatcatCTACAGCTTAAGCTTTAATGGTAGACCTCTGTTTATGGCTTGCACTTGTTTGGACTGTTATGTCGCTGTGGTTTACCCCATAGTGTACAAAACCAGTAAGAAACTCGCTGCAATTAAGAAGGCAATCGCAATAACAATCTTTTTCACTATACTAGGTTGTGGATTGATTATGCTTACTTTAAAACGGCTAATTACAGCTTCTTTTATTGCCATCTCTTTAATCATGGTACTGCCAGTTATTGCCTTTTGTGATATTTCCATACTTCGAGCCCTGACAAAACCAGATCCAACAGGAAAGAGCAAAATCCATCCACAGAAGAAACAAGCTCTTCACACCATCTCTAACAGCTTCATCATGACATTTGTTGTCTATCTGCCACCAGCGATCATTTTCTCATTTGGAAACCTGATGCCACTTAGAGATATCGAacgcttttgttttttaaccacATATGGAATTTGTTTTTCCACAGTTGGGTGTGTCATTATGCCTGTTCTATACCTCATCAGTGTCGGTAAGCTGGACACTTTTAAGAACTGGTGGAATCGATAA
- the LOC128321190 gene encoding lysophosphatidic acid receptor 4-like, which translates to MPEEMGSANEKSSSSSSSSSSSSSFSNSTQAIDNNWCTDYPTATVIFSTISGICFLLGFPVSLWVLHELLQRQRQRSTSDVFMLSLAVIDLIFTAQIPFSVCNFGIWHIKELQFILQIIYSLSFNGRPLFMACICLDCYVAVVYPIVYKTSKKLAAIKKAIAITIFFTILGCGLIMLTLKRLITTTFIAISLIMALPVIAFCDISILRALTKPDPTGKSKIHPQKKQALHTISNSFIMTFVVYLPPAIIFSFGNLMPLRDIERFCFLTTYGICFSTVGCVIMPVLYLISVGKLDTFKNWWNR; encoded by the coding sequence ATGCCAGAAGAAATGGGCTCTGCAAAtgaaaaatcatcatcatcatcatcatcatcatcatcatcatcatcattttcaaaCAGCACTCAGGCGATAGACAACAACTGGTGCACAGATTACCCCACTGCTACTGTAATCTTCTCAACAATATCTGGGATCTGTTTCCTCTTGGGATTTCCAGTCAGTCTGTGGGTCCTACACGAGCTCCTccagagacaaagacaaagatCCACCAGTGACGTCTTCATGCTCAGCCTGGCGGTTATCGATCTGATTTTCACAGCACAGATCCCATTCAGTGTATGTAATTTCGGAATATGGCATATTAAGGAActacaatttattttacaaatcatCTACAGCTTAAGCTTTAATGGTAGACCTCTGTTTATGGCTTGCATTTGTTTGGACTGTTATGTTGCTGTGGTTTACCCCATAGTGTACAAAACCAGTAAGAAACTCGCTGCAATTAAGAAGGCAATCGCAATAACAATCTTTTTCACTATACTAGGTTGTGGATTGATTATGCTTACTTTAAAACGGCTAATTACAACTACTTTTATTGCCATCTCTTTAATCATGGCACTGCCAGTTATTGCCTTTTGTGATATTTCCATACTTCGAGCCCTGACAAAACCAGATCCAACAGGAAAGAGCAAAATCCATCCACAGAAGAAACAAGCTCTTCACACCATCTCTAACAGCTTCATCATGACATTTGTTGTCTATCTGCCACCAGCGATCATTTTCTCATTTGGAAACCTGATGCCACTTAGAGATATCGAacgcttttgttttttaaccacATATGGAATTTGTTTTTCCACAGTTGGGTGTGTCATTATGCCTGTTCTATACCTCATCAGTGTCGGTAAGCTGGACACTTTTAAGAACTGGTGGAATCGATAA